The following are encoded in a window of Cyprinus carpio isolate SPL01 chromosome B18, ASM1834038v1, whole genome shotgun sequence genomic DNA:
- the LOC109075349 gene encoding uncharacterized protein LOC109075349 isoform X1 yields MRAIEEKKNTTFGFCNASKKLVDISALLRAVKAHCLPAPGVCMQLEDLMQNLRLMTGDTTAGKRFGVDGGGNIFKTKLRPDATSSNVTITLQEALEDQCPICTGTFPVSEVDLPCQLLWRQIMVIVTHRLCRCFERAEKSETFYRNSSPKTQTVPGERGGLVILL; encoded by the exons ATGAGGGCGATAGAAG agaAGAAAAACACTACTTTTGGCTTCTGCAATGCCTCAAAGAAGTTGGTGGACATATCAGCCCTGCTGAGGGCAGTGAAAGCCCACTGTTTACCAGCTCCGGGGGTCTGTATGCAGCTGGAAGATCTGATGCAGAATCTGAGACTGATGACTGGAGACACTACAGCAG gAAAAAGATTTGGTGTTGATGGAGGAGGTAACATCTTCAAGACAAAACTTAGACCTGATGCAACATCATCCAATGTCACAATCACCCTTCAGGAG GCACTTGAAGACCAGTGCCCAATATGCACAGGAACATTTCCAGTGTCAGAAGTAGACCTGCCATGCCAGCTTTTGTGGAGACAGATAATGGTAATAGTGACTCACAgactttgcagatgttttgaacGTGCTGAAAAATCGGAAACATTTTACAGGAACAGCTCACCAAAAACCCAGACTGTTCCTGGAGAACGGGGAGGTCTGGTAATCCTACTTTAA
- the LOC109075349 gene encoding methyltransferase-like protein 25 isoform X2 yields the protein MRAIEEKKNTTFGFCNASKKLVDISALLRAVKAHCLPAPGVCMQLEDLMQNLRLMTGDTTAGESSDKVVAPDEFMNCKKAHEVQAMSEVVASLDEGLFLLVTLD from the exons ATGAGGGCGATAGAAG agaAGAAAAACACTACTTTTGGCTTCTGCAATGCCTCAAAGAAGTTGGTGGACATATCAGCCCTGCTGAGGGCAGTGAAAGCCCACTGTTTACCAGCTCCGGGGGTCTGTATGCAGCTGGAAGATCTGATGCAGAATCTGAGACTGATGACTGGAGACACTACAGCAG GAGAGTCATCAGACAAAGTAGTAGCACCGGATGAGTTTATGAACTGTAAGAAGGCCCATGAGGTGCAGGCAATGTCTGAGGTTGTGGCTAGTTTG GATGAAGGCCTTTTCCTATTGGTCACTCTCGATTGA